The Megalobrama amblycephala isolate DHTTF-2021 linkage group LG7, ASM1881202v1, whole genome shotgun sequence genome window below encodes:
- the grhprb gene encoding glyoxylate reductase/hydroxypyruvate reductase b — MWCSRTALGRLQKIAPCTVSGFHRAMSMLPKVYVTRKVPPDGLDILRKSGQVQFEMWDSDDPVPRVELLKKVKGCDGILCVLTEKIDAQLLDAAGPNLKVLSTMSVGFDHLSLDELKKRGIRVGYTPDVLTDAVAELTVALLLATSRRLIEATHEAKTGGWGTWRTLWLCGHELANSTVGILGLGRIGVAIAERLKPFKVKKFIYTDVEPRPELAKMIEAEYVSLDELAKQSDFLAICCALTPETHGICNWNLFSKMKKNAIFINTSRGGVVNQEDLYEALSTGLIAGAGLDVTTPEPLPTHHPLFTLKNCVILPHIASASYTTRNAMSALAANNLLAGLRGEPMPKELKL, encoded by the exons ATGTGGTGCAGCAGAACAGCGCTCGGGAGACTGCAGAAGATCGCCCCGTGTACCGTCTCCGGATTTCATCGCGCGATGTCCATGTTACCCAAAGTTTATGTGACGCGCAAGGTGCCGCCGGACGGACTGGACATTCTCCGCAAATCCGGACA GGTGCAGTTTGAGATGTGGGACTCTGATGACCCTGTGCCCCGAGTGGAGCTGCTGAAGAAGGTCAAAGGTTGCGATGGAATACTGTGTGTACTCACAGAGAAGATTGATGCACAGCTATTGGACGCTGCAG GTCCAAATCTAAAAGTCCTCAGCACCATGTCAGTGggctttgatcatctttctctGGATGAACTCAAGAAAAG GGGAATCCGTGTAGGATATACTCCGGATGTACTGACTGACGCTGTGGCTGAACTGACTGTTGCCCTGTTACTCGCTACATCCAGAAGACTCATTGAGGCCACACATGAGGCTAAAAC GGGTGGCTGGGGTACTTGGAGAACTTTATGGCTGTGTGGGCATGAACTAGCAAACAGCACAGTTGGCATTTTGGGACTTGGGAGGATTG GTGTGGCTATCGCCGAGCGTCTGAAGCCATTTAAGGTGAAGAAGTTCATCTACACAGATGTAGAGCCGAGACCTGAGCTCGCAAAAATGATAGAGGCAGAATATG TCTCTTTAGATGAGTTGGCCAAGCAGTCTGATTTCCTGGCCATATGCTGTGCTCTGACTCCAGAGACTCATGGGATCTGCAATTGGAATCTCTTCTCCAAGATGAAGAAAAATGCCATCTTCATCAATACAAGCAG AGGGGGAGTGGTCAATCAGGAGGATCTGTATGAAGCCCTGTCCACTGGTCTGATTGCTGGAGCCGGGCTTGATGTCACCACACCTGAACCGCTGCCCACACACCATCCTCTCTTCACACTCAAAAACTGTG TGATTCTTCCCCACATTGCCAGTGCTTCCTATACGACACGGAATGCCATGTCTGCTCTTGCTGCCAATAACCTGCTGGCTGGACTCAGAGGAGAACCCATGCCTAAAGAACTTAAACTGTAG